The genomic window CGTCCGGCCTTCTAGATACTCCATCACGTAGAAGGGTAGCCCATCGGCGGTAAAGCCATAATCACTCACCCGCACCACGTGGAGGCTGCGCTGACTAAGCAAAGCACAGGCTTGAGCTTCCCGTTCAAAGCGACGACGCGTTAAGTCGTCGGGCAGCGTCTGAGTCAGCGTCTTGAGCGCAACCAACATGCCACCGAGCACGCTGTCTTGGGCTAAGTAGACTCGCCCCATACCGCCTTGGCCTAGCAATCGGACCAAGTCGTAGCGGCCTGCAATCTGGGTGCCTAGCAAAGGATCGGGAGGTGGATCGAAGTTTCGCAAGGGTGACGTCACAGAGAAAACCTGCTGCTACATCTTAATATTCAGACTTCACTCACTCCTATCAGGTTTCAGGAAACCCCTGATTGCCTGTTCTTGGTTGCGGAAACTGCAACACTGCGCACATAGGCACTAGAGAAGTGCCAAAGTACCCCTAGAACCGAAGCTGATTATCTTAACCGTGAGGAAGAACTGCATGAGCGCTCTACTAAAGCCCATCTCATCCAAAACAAAGCTACTGGGCTTACCGATTTTGCTAGCTATGGTTAGCCTCAACTGGCTACCGCCAGCACCCGCCTTCGCTGCTGATGAAACGCCCAAACAACGCATCATAACCGTCACAGGTCGAGGCGAAGAACCAGTCCAAACCACTAAGGCGGAAGTTCAATTAGGCGTTCAGATCCAAGGCCAAACTGCACAAGAAGTGCAACGTCAGGTTGCCGAGCGTTCGGCTGCGGTAGTGCGCTTTCTGCAGGGACAACAAGTGGAGCGGTTACAAACCACTGGCATCAACCTGTCTCCCACCTACGACTATTCCAATAATCGTCAGCGCCTAGTGGGTTACACCGGTCAGAACACTGTGAGCTTCCGAGTGCCTGTCGAAAAGGCTGGACCATTGCTAGACCGAGCAGTATCTGCAGGGGCAACCCGGATTGACTCGGTCAACTTTGTTGCACCAGAAGCTGGCATTCGCGAGGCACGAGCAACGGCCCTACGCGAAGCGGTTGAAGATGCCCGCGCTCAAGCCAACGCCGTATTGGCTACGCTCGGTCATACCGCACAAGTTGTGCAAACGATTCAAGTCGATGGCGGTAACGTGTCGCCCCCAGTCCCCTACCTCATGAACCGAGCTGAGCTGAGTCAGGCCGCCGATAAGGCGCCAACCCCTGTCGTAGGTGGTCAACAGCAAGTTCAAGCCGCCGTCACGCTGCAAATCACTTACTAGAATCACTCCTCAGCCAGCAACTTCTCAGCAAGCAACACAA from Leptolyngbya sp. FACHB-261 includes these protein-coding regions:
- a CDS encoding SIMPL domain-containing protein, which translates into the protein MSALLKPISSKTKLLGLPILLAMVSLNWLPPAPAFAADETPKQRIITVTGRGEEPVQTTKAEVQLGVQIQGQTAQEVQRQVAERSAAVVRFLQGQQVERLQTTGINLSPTYDYSNNRQRLVGYTGQNTVSFRVPVEKAGPLLDRAVSAGATRIDSVNFVAPEAGIREARATALREAVEDARAQANAVLATLGHTAQVVQTIQVDGGNVSPPVPYLMNRAELSQAADKAPTPVVGGQQQVQAAVTLQITY